A region of Nocardioides alkalitolerans DNA encodes the following proteins:
- a CDS encoding phosphatase PAP2 family protein, with translation MYRRAYVLLIGVAATMAILTVVTALSLGRSVVDPEGFLGPGWLRFPLLVGLALLADLVPRALWHSRMRLSQVPDLVKARWREHWTRERFTLVALGIGCFYVTYACYRNLKSFLPFVLGEKKYDTELHALDKILFLGNDPSAVLHTVFGFAWFEQFISTIYLWYLPLVPVLVAVWTIWSRNISFGYWFVTSQVIAWTLGTATYYMLPALGPKFAFPWLYADLDTGASQLADSLFYSRTNVLWGDGDGLQSTAAFASLHTAITLLWALMVQYTIRSRIVHWVFWANFGLTIIATLYFGWHYVADDVAGAMIAVVAFYVGGVASGQKFERRGFSSHPTTTTSRVPLGPDGRDADVRVETDEERSPSASRLNLSRLWRRLHRRDDRPAARTGD, from the coding sequence GTGTATCGCCGCGCCTACGTCCTCCTCATCGGGGTTGCAGCGACGATGGCGATCCTCACGGTCGTCACCGCGCTGTCGCTCGGACGCAGCGTCGTGGACCCCGAGGGCTTCCTGGGCCCGGGCTGGCTGCGCTTCCCGCTCCTCGTCGGACTGGCGCTCCTGGCCGACCTCGTGCCGCGTGCGCTGTGGCACTCCCGGATGCGGTTGTCCCAGGTGCCCGACCTGGTGAAGGCGCGCTGGCGCGAGCACTGGACGCGCGAGCGGTTCACCCTGGTGGCGCTCGGCATCGGCTGCTTCTACGTGACCTACGCCTGCTACCGGAACCTCAAGTCGTTCCTGCCGTTCGTGCTGGGCGAGAAGAAGTACGACACCGAGCTGCACGCGCTCGACAAGATCCTGTTCCTCGGCAACGACCCCTCCGCCGTGCTCCACACGGTCTTCGGGTTCGCCTGGTTCGAGCAGTTCATCTCGACGATCTACCTCTGGTACCTGCCGCTCGTGCCGGTGCTCGTCGCCGTGTGGACCATCTGGTCGCGCAACATCTCGTTCGGCTACTGGTTCGTGACCTCGCAGGTCATCGCCTGGACGCTGGGCACGGCGACCTACTACATGCTGCCCGCGCTCGGCCCGAAGTTCGCCTTCCCGTGGCTCTACGCGGACCTCGACACCGGGGCAAGCCAGCTCGCCGACTCGTTGTTCTACAGCCGCACCAACGTGCTCTGGGGGGACGGCGACGGGCTGCAGTCGACCGCCGCCTTCGCCAGCCTGCACACCGCGATCACGCTGCTGTGGGCGCTGATGGTGCAGTACACGATCCGCAGCCGGATCGTGCACTGGGTCTTCTGGGCCAACTTCGGCCTCACCATCATCGCGACGCTCTACTTCGGCTGGCACTACGTGGCCGACGACGTCGCCGGCGCCATGATCGCGGTGGTCGCGTTCTACGTGGGAGGCGTCGCGAGCGGGCAGAAGTTCGAGAGACGCGGGTTCTCCAGCCATCCGACGACGACCACGTCGCGGGTGCCGCTGGGACCCGACGGCCGGGACGCGGACGTGCGCGTCGAGACCGACGAGGAGCGCTCGCCGAGCGCCTCGCGGCTCAACCTGTCGCGGCTGTGGCGCCGGCTCCACCGTCGCGACGACCGGCCCGCGGCCCGCACCGGCGACTGA
- a CDS encoding acyl-CoA dehydrogenase: MATDLGVARDAAPEHTVAPDPAALQRILDGKYAEVRDLVRRNLVEHADLLGEVDDLDREAYRDRVLEIVQQVASTGQTGFGFPEEHGGGGDIGASIAAFETLAFGDLSVLVKVGVQFGLFGGAVLQLGTQRHHAAYLPGIIDGTILGSFAMTESGHGSNVQALATTATYDVGTDEFVIETPHDAARKDYIGNAARHGELAVVFAQLHIGGESQGVHAFIVPIRVRDEAGELVPAPGVRIQDCGHKMGLQGVDNGRLWFDGVRIPRENLLDRFATVSPSGVYSSEIESPGRRFFTTIGTLVQGRVSVGGAGINAAKVAMVLAVRYAERRRQFEATGEQEELLLDYGQHQRRLLPLLASTYALHVAQEDLAAELHAVFSGEKTDERSRRALESHAAGLKAVGTWHATRTIQECREACGGAGYLSASRFAALKADTDVFTTFEGDNHVLLQLVAKGLLTDYAGDFQDADQFEMVKLVAGIALDEIVKRTRAHQLLDRVRDLLPSGTDDEDEAGLLDTDYQLAMLRYREEQVISSAARRLKRGVDSGMNPGAVFSQVQPHVIAAARAHMDRVVQEAFVARVAGLPDGPEKRALGLLVDLNALRMIEADRAWFMESGRMSAARSKAVRREVDALCRRVRPIARQLVDAFGVPEEVLGAPDLLGPVVVAGEPAAAGDEPGHHTQGDTAERVAEQVAEPA, from the coding sequence ATGGCCACCGACCTGGGCGTCGCCCGTGACGCCGCTCCCGAGCACACCGTCGCCCCCGACCCGGCCGCGCTGCAGCGGATCCTGGACGGGAAGTACGCCGAGGTCCGCGACCTCGTGCGCCGCAACCTGGTCGAGCACGCCGACCTCCTCGGCGAGGTCGACGACCTCGACCGCGAGGCCTATCGCGACCGCGTCCTGGAGATCGTGCAGCAGGTCGCCTCGACCGGTCAGACCGGCTTCGGGTTCCCCGAGGAGCACGGCGGCGGCGGCGACATCGGCGCGTCCATCGCCGCCTTCGAGACGCTCGCGTTCGGCGACCTGTCGGTCCTCGTCAAGGTGGGCGTGCAGTTCGGGCTCTTCGGCGGCGCGGTGCTGCAGCTCGGCACCCAGCGGCACCACGCGGCGTACCTGCCCGGGATCATCGACGGCACGATCCTCGGGTCGTTCGCGATGACGGAGTCGGGCCACGGCTCCAACGTGCAGGCGCTGGCGACCACGGCGACGTACGACGTCGGCACCGACGAGTTCGTCATCGAGACGCCCCACGACGCGGCCCGCAAGGACTACATCGGCAACGCCGCCCGTCACGGCGAGCTCGCCGTCGTGTTCGCGCAGCTCCACATCGGTGGGGAGAGCCAGGGCGTGCACGCGTTCATCGTGCCGATCCGCGTGCGCGACGAGGCGGGGGAGCTCGTGCCGGCGCCCGGCGTGCGCATCCAGGACTGCGGCCACAAGATGGGCCTGCAGGGCGTCGACAACGGGCGGCTGTGGTTCGACGGCGTGCGGATCCCGCGGGAGAACCTGCTCGACCGGTTCGCGACGGTGTCGCCCTCGGGCGTCTACTCCTCGGAGATCGAGAGCCCCGGACGGCGCTTCTTCACGACGATCGGCACCCTTGTGCAGGGCCGCGTCAGCGTCGGCGGCGCCGGCATCAACGCGGCGAAGGTCGCGATGGTGCTGGCGGTGCGGTACGCCGAGCGGCGACGCCAGTTCGAGGCGACGGGCGAGCAGGAGGAGCTGCTGCTCGACTACGGGCAGCACCAGCGGCGCCTGCTGCCGCTGCTCGCGTCGACCTACGCGCTCCACGTGGCGCAGGAGGACCTGGCAGCCGAGCTGCACGCGGTGTTCTCCGGCGAGAAGACCGACGAGCGGTCCCGCCGGGCGCTCGAGTCGCACGCCGCGGGCCTCAAGGCGGTGGGCACGTGGCACGCCACCCGCACGATCCAGGAGTGCCGCGAGGCGTGCGGCGGGGCGGGCTACCTGTCCGCCAGCCGGTTCGCCGCGCTCAAGGCCGACACCGACGTCTTCACGACCTTCGAGGGCGACAACCACGTGCTGCTGCAGCTCGTGGCCAAGGGCCTGCTCACCGACTACGCCGGCGACTTCCAGGACGCCGACCAGTTCGAGATGGTCAAGCTCGTCGCGGGCATCGCGCTCGACGAGATCGTCAAGCGCACCCGCGCCCACCAGCTCCTCGACCGCGTCCGCGACCTCCTGCCGAGCGGGACCGACGACGAGGACGAGGCCGGTCTGCTCGACACCGACTACCAGCTGGCGATGCTGCGCTACCGCGAGGAGCAGGTCATCTCCTCGGCCGCCCGTCGCCTCAAGCGGGGCGTCGACAGCGGCATGAACCCCGGGGCGGTCTTCTCGCAGGTGCAGCCGCACGTCATCGCCGCCGCGCGGGCCCACATGGACCGCGTCGTGCAGGAGGCCTTCGTCGCCCGCGTGGCCGGGCTCCCCGACGGGCCGGAGAAGCGGGCGCTGGGCCTGCTCGTCGACCTCAACGCGCTGCGCATGATCGAGGCCGACCGGGCGTGGTTCATGGAGAGCGGGCGGATGTCCGCGGCCCGGTCCAAGGCCGTCCGACGCGAGGTCGACGCGCTGTGCCGGCGGGTGCGCCCCATCGCCCGCCAGCTGGTCGACGCCTTCGGGGTGCCCGAGGAGGTGCTCGGGGCGCCGGACCTCCTCGGTCCCGTCGTGGTCGCCGGCGAGCCGGCCGCCGCCGGCGACGAGCCCGGCCACCACACGCAGGGCGACACGGCCGAGCGGGTCGCGGAGCAGGTCGCGGAGCCGGCGTGA
- the tilS gene encoding tRNA lysidine(34) synthetase TilS, translated as MTLPPAVAAVRSAVRRVLEAERPPTVVVACSGGADSLALLAATVFVARAARDATGTHVVGTVVDHGLQEGSADHTRRVVEQMAALGADETFSATVSVGSAGRGVEAAAREARYAVLGQVAATVEAPVVLLGHTLDDQAETVLLGLARGSGGRSIAGMRRGFDVFRRPLLDVTRAETEAACAAEGIAWWTDPHNSDPRFLRARVRAEVLPVLEDVLNRRVRHNLARTADLLQDDLAALEEVADAAYGDVVNGRDLATEVDLAGLASLPRAIGTRVLRRAALAAGARDAELFAVHVDALAQLADAPGGAAVQLPGHVTAERRGPTVRFRPTA; from the coding sequence GTGACGCTCCCGCCGGCGGTCGCGGCGGTGCGCTCCGCCGTACGCCGCGTGCTCGAGGCCGAGCGGCCGCCGACGGTGGTCGTGGCGTGCAGCGGGGGCGCCGACTCCCTGGCGCTGTTGGCCGCCACGGTGTTCGTCGCCCGCGCCGCCCGCGACGCGACCGGGACCCACGTCGTCGGCACGGTCGTCGACCACGGTCTCCAGGAGGGTTCGGCCGACCACACGCGGCGCGTCGTCGAGCAGATGGCGGCGCTGGGGGCCGACGAGACGTTCTCGGCGACGGTGAGCGTCGGCTCCGCCGGTCGGGGCGTGGAGGCGGCGGCACGGGAGGCGCGGTACGCCGTGCTCGGCCAGGTCGCCGCCACGGTCGAGGCTCCCGTGGTCCTGCTCGGGCACACGCTCGACGACCAGGCGGAGACGGTGCTGCTCGGTCTCGCCCGCGGGTCCGGCGGGCGCTCCATCGCCGGGATGCGCCGCGGGTTCGACGTGTTCCGCCGGCCCCTGCTCGACGTGACGCGGGCCGAGACCGAGGCGGCCTGCGCCGCCGAGGGCATCGCCTGGTGGACCGACCCCCACAACAGCGACCCGCGTTTCCTGCGCGCCCGCGTGCGCGCGGAGGTCCTGCCGGTGCTCGAGGACGTGCTCAACCGCCGGGTGCGCCACAACCTCGCGCGCACCGCCGACCTCCTCCAGGACGACCTGGCGGCGCTCGAGGAGGTCGCGGACGCGGCGTACGGGGACGTCGTGAACGGGCGCGACCTCGCCACGGAGGTCGACCTCGCGGGTCTGGCGAGCCTCCCGCGGGCCATCGGGACCCGCGTCCTGCGGCGGGCGGCGCTCGCCGCAGGAGCCCGGGACGCCGAGCTGTTCGCGGTGCACGTCGATGCCCTCGCGCAGCTCGCCGACGCTCCGGGGGGAGCGGCGGTGCAGCTCCCCGGACACGTCACCGCGGAGCGCCGGGGGCCGACGGTGCGGTTCCGGCCGACCGCCTGA
- the dacB gene encoding D-alanyl-D-alanine carboxypeptidase/D-alanyl-D-alanine-endopeptidase — MAKGTRRRRGVKVPLLVVLVLVLLGGAGAGAWRLGLADRWLGDPDDRTGDPAAVAAPEGLELPPVEEPDPLLAAVDATAGALDPAALQAALTPQLADEDLGSRVGVAVAPLSGADPWTAGVPQVVPASTTKVLTSVAALETLGPDHTFTTEVVDAGPAEPTDGATDAVTDGAADAAGAVHRIVLVGGGDPLLTREPVPTERPSRYGFGPSLRQLATATAAALTEAGRTQVQLSYDASLFTGPGINPVWPASYVPDDVVAPIAALTSDRGYDDEGDPLADPAAATAAWFAGALAEAGITVVGEPSTGLAGNSPRLAAVDSAPLGEIVEHLLAVSDNETTEVLAHHVGLEVEGAGSFEGGAAGVRRVLAGLGVDLGADVLTDGSGLSRQNLLAPTTLVEVLAVASSPDRPELRHVLSGLPVAGFSGSLANRFTTADPAGLGSVRAKTGTLTGVQGLAGIVQDATGQPLLFVVVADGVDPAAALDAREAIDRTAAALAACVCTTGAAPEEPTDGPTDGPTDGPTDGATDGATDGPTASDGAAAATGRDVLSPA; from the coding sequence GTGGCGAAGGGCACGCGTCGCAGGCGGGGCGTCAAGGTCCCCCTCCTCGTCGTGCTGGTCCTGGTCCTCCTGGGAGGCGCCGGGGCCGGGGCGTGGAGGCTCGGCCTGGCCGACCGGTGGCTCGGCGACCCCGACGACCGGACGGGTGACCCCGCGGCGGTCGCGGCCCCGGAGGGCCTCGAGCTCCCGCCCGTCGAGGAGCCCGACCCGCTCCTCGCCGCGGTCGACGCCACCGCCGGGGCGCTCGATCCGGCGGCGCTCCAGGCCGCGCTGACGCCGCAGCTCGCCGACGAGGACCTGGGCTCCCGCGTGGGGGTGGCGGTGGCGCCGCTGAGCGGCGCCGACCCCTGGACGGCGGGGGTGCCGCAGGTCGTCCCGGCCTCGACCACGAAGGTCCTCACCTCCGTGGCGGCGCTGGAGACCCTCGGCCCCGACCACACCTTCACCACGGAGGTCGTCGACGCCGGCCCCGCCGAGCCGACCGACGGCGCCACGGACGCCGTCACGGACGGCGCCGCGGACGCTGCCGGCGCGGTGCACCGCATCGTGCTCGTGGGTGGCGGCGACCCGCTGCTCACCCGCGAGCCGGTGCCGACGGAGCGGCCCTCGCGCTACGGCTTCGGTCCGTCGTTGCGGCAGCTCGCCACGGCCACCGCCGCGGCGCTGACCGAGGCGGGACGGACGCAGGTGCAGCTGTCCTACGACGCCAGCCTCTTCACGGGCCCCGGCATCAACCCCGTCTGGCCGGCGTCCTACGTGCCCGACGACGTCGTCGCGCCGATCGCGGCGCTGACCTCCGACCGGGGGTACGACGACGAGGGCGACCCGCTCGCCGACCCCGCCGCCGCGACGGCCGCCTGGTTCGCAGGCGCCCTGGCCGAGGCGGGCATCACCGTCGTCGGCGAGCCGTCGACGGGTCTCGCAGGCAACAGCCCGCGCCTCGCCGCGGTGGACAGCGCACCGCTCGGCGAGATCGTCGAGCACCTGCTCGCCGTGAGCGACAACGAGACCACCGAGGTGCTGGCCCACCACGTCGGCCTCGAGGTCGAGGGGGCAGGGTCCTTCGAGGGCGGCGCCGCGGGGGTACGGCGCGTGCTCGCCGGCCTCGGCGTCGACCTGGGGGCCGACGTGCTCACCGACGGCAGCGGCCTGTCGCGGCAGAACCTGCTGGCGCCGACCACGCTCGTCGAGGTGCTCGCCGTCGCCTCGTCGCCCGACCGCCCCGAGCTGCGCCACGTGCTCAGCGGGCTGCCGGTCGCGGGCTTCTCCGGCTCGCTCGCCAACCGCTTCACGACGGCCGACCCCGCAGGGCTCGGCTCGGTGCGGGCGAAGACCGGCACCCTGACGGGCGTGCAGGGCCTCGCCGGGATCGTCCAGGACGCCACGGGCCAGCCCCTGTTGTTCGTCGTCGTGGCCGACGGGGTGGACCCGGCGGCCGCGCTCGACGCCCGTGAGGCGATCGACCGCACCGCGGCGGCGCTCGCGGCCTGCGTCTGCACGACGGGCGCGGCGCCCGAGGAGCCCACCGACGGGCCGACCGACGGGCCGACCGACGGCCCCACCGACGGGGCGACCGACGGGGCGACCGACGGCCCGACCGCGAGCGATGGCGCCGCTGCGGCGACCGGCCGCGACGTACTGTCGCCGGCATGA
- a CDS encoding zinc-dependent metalloprotease gives MTSSPGAAIDWDLAARLGSRLAPPAPDVPAAQVAETVTALRSDAARSTDLVADFTGLVAPPHAAPVLVVDRPRWIEANTQSFAVMMEPFLARLAERSAEGGIQPPAVVRRATTAVGSRVTGAELGVLLGFLSGKVLGQFDPFAPADVAPDGRLLLVAPNVWQVAEDIGARHTDFRLWVCLHEETHRVQFTAVPWLREHLREQVDALAGTLDPSSVLEDGLSRVVDAVRNGARGSLVDMLGSPEQREIVDRVTGVMSLLEGHADVVMDGVGPAVIPTVRRIRKAFEQRRDGLGFLDRLVRRMIGLDAKMAQYRDGAAFVRHVVDRVGMEEFNAVWATPDHLPSKAEIADPAAWVARVHG, from the coding sequence ATGACCTCCTCCCCGGGCGCGGCCATCGACTGGGACCTCGCTGCGCGGCTCGGCTCCCGTCTCGCCCCGCCGGCCCCCGACGTCCCCGCGGCCCAGGTCGCGGAGACGGTGACGGCGCTGCGGTCCGACGCGGCGCGCTCGACGGACCTCGTGGCCGACTTCACCGGACTGGTCGCGCCCCCGCACGCGGCGCCCGTGCTCGTGGTGGACCGACCCCGCTGGATCGAGGCCAACACGCAGAGCTTCGCCGTGATGATGGAGCCGTTCCTCGCCCGGCTGGCCGAGCGGAGCGCGGAGGGCGGGATCCAGCCGCCCGCCGTCGTCCGCCGCGCCACGACCGCCGTCGGTTCCCGGGTGACGGGCGCGGAGCTGGGGGTGCTCCTCGGGTTCCTCTCGGGCAAGGTCCTCGGGCAGTTCGACCCGTTCGCGCCCGCGGACGTCGCGCCCGACGGCCGTCTGCTGCTCGTCGCGCCCAACGTCTGGCAGGTCGCGGAGGACATCGGCGCGCGCCACACCGACTTCCGCCTGTGGGTCTGCCTCCACGAGGAGACGCACCGGGTGCAGTTCACCGCGGTGCCGTGGCTGCGCGAGCACCTGCGCGAGCAGGTCGACGCGCTCGCGGGCACGCTCGATCCCTCGTCGGTGCTGGAGGACGGGCTGTCCCGCGTCGTCGACGCCGTGCGCAACGGCGCCCGCGGCTCGCTGGTCGACATGCTGGGCTCGCCGGAGCAGCGCGAGATCGTCGACCGCGTCACCGGTGTCATGTCGCTGCTCGAGGGGCACGCGGACGTCGTCATGGACGGCGTCGGCCCCGCCGTCATCCCCACCGTCCGACGCATCCGCAAGGCCTTCGAGCAGCGCCGGGACGGGCTCGGCTTCCTCGACCGGCTCGTGCGCCGCATGATCGGGCTCGACGCGAAGATGGCGCAGTACCGCGACGGCGCCGCCTTCGTCCGCCACGTCGTCGACCGCGTCGGCATGGAGGAGTTCAACGCCGTCTGGGCGACGCCCGACCACCTGCCGTCCAAGGCCGAGATCGCCGACCCCGCCGCCTGGGTCGCGCGCGTGCACGGGTGA
- a CDS encoding ABC transporter ATP-binding protein, with protein MVDEKDPEGGLRLRGVTVAYDDVPALADASLHLPAGEVLAVLGPSGSGKSTLLRAVAGLEPLVAGSVAFDGADLAGVPPHRRGFALMFQDGQLFGHLSVGRNVAYPLRLRRTPRAARQARVAELLALVGLEGYADRAPGTLSGGERQRVALARALACAPRLLLLDEPLSALDRALRERLAGDLAGILRAAGTTALLVTHDVDEAYAVADRVALVREGRIVQEGTVADVDAAPRDAAVARLLGYPHVVGDRAVRRTAFAVAAAGGTAGGTAGGTAGTRPGTVLHARATSAGRRLLVDLDGVGPVDVVPLPAAPEPEPGARVEVRVDPAGTAPLGGTAGHRRGGEAADARLH; from the coding sequence ATGGTGGACGAGAAGGATCCGGAGGGCGGCCTGCGGCTGCGCGGGGTGACGGTGGCGTACGACGACGTGCCCGCCCTCGCCGACGCCAGCCTCCACCTGCCCGCGGGCGAGGTGCTGGCCGTGCTGGGCCCCTCCGGCAGCGGCAAGTCGACGTTGCTCCGGGCGGTCGCCGGGCTCGAACCGCTCGTCGCGGGCTCGGTCGCGTTCGACGGTGCCGACCTGGCCGGCGTCCCCCCGCACCGCCGCGGTTTCGCGCTGATGTTCCAGGACGGCCAGCTCTTCGGCCACCTCAGCGTCGGCCGCAACGTGGCCTACCCGCTGCGGCTGCGGCGCACCCCCCGGGCGGCGAGGCAGGCACGGGTCGCGGAGCTGCTGGCGCTGGTGGGGTTGGAGGGGTACGCGGACCGCGCCCCCGGGACGCTGTCGGGCGGCGAGCGGCAGCGGGTCGCCCTCGCTCGTGCGCTCGCCTGCGCGCCCCGCCTGCTGCTCCTCGACGAGCCGCTCTCCGCGCTCGACCGCGCCCTGCGCGAGCGGCTGGCGGGGGACCTGGCCGGCATCCTGCGGGCCGCCGGCACGACGGCGCTCCTCGTCACGCACGACGTCGACGAGGCGTACGCCGTCGCCGACCGCGTCGCGCTCGTCCGCGAGGGACGGATCGTGCAGGAGGGCACCGTCGCGGACGTCGACGCCGCCCCTCGGGACGCGGCCGTGGCCCGCCTCCTGGGCTACCCCCACGTCGTCGGGGACCGGGCGGTGCGCCGTACGGCGTTCGCGGTCGCGGCGGCGGGCGGGACGGCGGGCGGGACGGCGGGCGGGACGGCGGGGACGCGGCCGGGCACGGTGCTGCACGCCCGCGCCACGAGCGCCGGACGGCGGCTCCTGGTCGACCTCGACGGGGTCGGTCCGGTCGACGTCGTGCCGCTGCCCGCCGCCCCCGAGCCCGAGCCCGGCGCGCGGGTCGAGGTGCGCGTCGACCCCGCGGGGACGGCGCCGCTCGGCGGGACCGCCGGGCACCGGCGGGGAGGGGAGGCGGCGGACGCACGTCTACACTGA
- the hpt gene encoding hypoxanthine phosphoribosyltransferase, with protein sequence MDASSVENDLVNILFTEEEILAKLEEMARRIEADYEGKELLVVGVLRGAIMVMADLSRALDRHVETDWMAVSSYGSGTKSSGVVRILKDLDTDISGKHVLVVDEIIDTGLTLSWLISNLSSRSPASVEIATLLRKPEALAMPVTPKYVGWDIPNEFVVGYGLDYQERYRNLRCIGTLAPHVYS encoded by the coding sequence GTGGACGCCTCCTCCGTCGAGAACGACCTGGTCAACATCCTCTTCACCGAGGAGGAGATCCTCGCGAAGCTCGAGGAGATGGCCCGCCGCATCGAGGCCGACTACGAGGGCAAGGAGCTCCTCGTCGTCGGCGTGCTCCGCGGCGCGATCATGGTGATGGCCGACCTCTCCCGCGCGCTCGACCGCCACGTGGAGACCGACTGGATGGCCGTGTCGTCCTACGGCTCCGGCACGAAGTCGAGCGGGGTCGTGCGGATCCTCAAGGACCTCGACACCGACATCTCCGGCAAGCACGTGCTCGTCGTCGACGAGATCATCGACACGGGGCTCACGCTCAGCTGGCTGATCTCCAACCTGTCGAGCCGGAGCCCGGCGAGCGTCGAGATCGCGACCCTGCTCCGCAAGCCGGAGGCGCTGGCGATGCCCGTGACGCCGAAGTACGTCGGGTGGGACATCCCCAACGAGTTCGTCGTCGGCTACGGGCTCGACTACCAGGAGCGCTACCGCAACCTCCGGTGCATCGGGACCCTGGCTCCGCACGTCTACTCCTGA
- a CDS encoding inorganic diphosphatase produces MLEFDVLVEIPKGERNKYEVDHHSGRLRLDRTLFTATQYPTDYGYIEDTLGQDGDPLDAMVILLQPTFPGCLIKARAIGMFRMTDEAGGDDKVLCVPAGDPRYSHYTDLGDVSNFDLLEIKHFFEVYKALEPNKSVEGADWVGAEAAQAEVAASFQRFKDNGSKY; encoded by the coding sequence GTGCTCGAGTTCGACGTACTCGTGGAGATCCCCAAGGGCGAGCGGAACAAGTACGAGGTGGACCACCACAGTGGTCGCCTCCGTCTCGACCGCACGCTGTTCACCGCGACGCAGTACCCGACGGACTACGGCTACATCGAGGACACCCTCGGCCAGGACGGCGACCCGCTCGACGCGATGGTCATCCTCCTCCAGCCGACCTTCCCCGGTTGCCTCATCAAGGCCCGCGCGATCGGCATGTTCCGCATGACCGACGAGGCCGGCGGCGACGACAAGGTGCTGTGCGTGCCCGCGGGCGACCCGCGCTACAGCCACTACACGGACCTCGGCGACGTGTCGAACTTCGACCTCCTCGAGATCAAGCACTTCTTCGAGGTCTACAAGGCGCTCGAGCCCAACAAGTCCGTCGAGGGCGCCGACTGGGTCGGCGCCGAAGCCGCGCAGGCCGAGGTGGCCGCGTCGTTCCAGCGGTTCAAGGACAACGGCAGCAAGTACTGA
- a CDS encoding methyltransferase domain-containing protein, which yields MSLRDAVGRLRGLAGGWADDPAWAHVYSYSVDHPRLGVPGWRLAVGSDLRLLLAAADETGTLPAGSRVLDVPCGSGVALRGVRPGQGIEYVAADLAPAMLARTRRTAERLGVADQVTLLEADVTALPFPDEHVDRVLSLTGLHCFPDPHAAFVEMTRVLRPGGTLLGSAVLTDTGRRWEPMRRVGRASGLIGPMCSSDDLRRWAADAGLEGFSVRPSGALAYFRGVRAGVAA from the coding sequence GTGAGCCTGCGCGACGCGGTGGGTCGCCTGCGGGGGCTCGCCGGGGGATGGGCCGACGACCCCGCGTGGGCGCACGTCTACAGCTACTCCGTCGACCACCCGCGCCTCGGCGTCCCCGGCTGGCGCCTGGCCGTCGGCTCCGACCTGCGGCTCCTGCTCGCCGCGGCCGACGAGACCGGCACGCTGCCCGCCGGCTCGCGGGTGCTCGACGTGCCGTGCGGCTCGGGCGTCGCGCTCCGGGGGGTGCGGCCCGGGCAGGGGATCGAGTACGTCGCGGCCGACCTGGCCCCGGCCATGCTCGCGCGCACCCGGCGCACCGCGGAGCGGCTCGGCGTGGCCGACCAGGTGACGCTGCTCGAGGCCGACGTGACGGCGCTGCCGTTCCCCGACGAGCACGTCGACCGGGTCCTCAGCCTGACGGGGCTGCACTGCTTCCCCGACCCCCACGCGGCGTTCGTCGAGATGACGCGGGTGCTCCGCCCCGGCGGGACGCTGCTCGGCTCGGCCGTGCTCACCGACACCGGGCGGCGGTGGGAGCCGATGCGCCGGGTGGGTCGTGCCAGCGGGCTCATCGGACCCATGTGCTCGTCCGACGACCTGCGCCGCTGGGCCGCCGACGCGGGGCTCGAGGGCTTCTCCGTGCGCCCGTCCGGCGCGCTGGCGTACTTCCGCGGCGTGCGCGCGGGCGTCGCTGCCTGA